Within the Corynebacterium afermentans subsp. lipophilum genome, the region TGGTGCGCATGATTGAACTCGACCCGGCCGAGACCATCACCGGCATCTACGTCGACGGCCGTGTCATCGGCCAGGCAAACCAACCCATGGGCACCGTCCCACACCCGCGCACCTACGACTCCATGGAGGGCATCACCGCCACCCACCTCAGCGAGGAGGAGTTCGAGGGCCTCTGGTCCGAGGCGCAGGCAAAGTTGCAATAGCTTATCGACGTCCCTCCGGCCCGCCCCGCCACCGGCGCGGGCCTTTTTCGTTGGTGGGACCCAATAGTTGGGGGTTTCGGAATTGTCCGCAATGCGGAGTTGCGGGGGACCGGACGACAACGCCACCGCGAGAGTGATCGGCCAGGCAAGCAGAGTCAGAGCAGACAATATCCCCAGCAGGGGGCGCTTATCCCACACCGCCATAACAAACCCCAGAACAGATACCGCGATCAAAGCAACCCAATAAAGCCATTGGGCCCACATGGGAACGCGGTCACCCATGAACGGTGCTGCGATCCAAACCGCCGCAAAAATCGGGTAGATAAACGCTGTGCGGTGAGCTTTCTCCATGGTCCGGCACCTCTCCACCCGCATTCATGGTGGCATCCCGACATTCCCGCAGCTGTCCGCAATGCGGAGCCTTTTCGTTGGCCCTTACCAACTATTGGTGGAGGCGGAATTGTCCGCAATGCGGAGTTGCGGACAAGTTTCAGCAGGTCAGAGGAATGTCGGACGCGAGTTTTATAATGTACGCAATCGAACTCGCATTCGCCTCAAGGGGGGCCAAAATGACCGCCGCATTGACCACCGAATCTAACCCCATCGCCGTCGCGTTGAGCCAGCAAATCGAGGACACGCACCGCGCAATGACCCAAAACAAAGCAGAGTTATTGTCCGCAATACAAATGTTTGATGAACTCGCACTTGCTATCGAATGTGGTTCCTCAACCACCGCACACTTCCTCATGCGCCGCCTGGGCGTGTCCTCCTCAACCGCGCACGAGTACGTCAGCGTCGCCCACCGTCTTCGACCTTTCAGCTACCTGCAGCAACACTTCACTGACGGTGCGCTGAACTATTCAGTGGTGCGACTGCTGCTGAAGTACATGACCGCCGAAAACGAGCGTGACTTGGTAGATCTCGCCCTCGGGATGGGCTACCACGAACTGGAATGTGCGCTAGCGGGGAAGAAGCCGCAGGACGAGGAGGGTGAAGACAGCCCGCAGTACTACCTGAGCCTGCACAAGCGCGATAACGGCGATATCGCGTTCCACGGCAACCTCAACGCCGCGGATGGCGCTGCATTCATCGCCGCACTGAAGATCGGGGAGATCGCGTACTGCGACCTCGACGAAGTGCTCGAGGACCTGGACCCGAAGGTTCACGGTGAAATCGACATCGCTCTGGAGCGTGCCGAGGACGTGGAGGAGAACCGCCCCGCACGAAAGACAGTGTCCGGATACGGGCTGCCGATTGGGCGCATGCTGCTGAGTGCGCTCATGGGCGTCGTCCACATGGCGCGCACGACGCCGCGCAACACGCTAACTACGCCGGGTGCCCACGTGAACATCTTGGCCACCAAGGACGGACGTGGCTACATGCCCAACAATGTGGGCGCGCCGTCGAAAGCCATCGCGAGCTTGCTTGCTAACGCGGAGGTTCGCATCTCAACGGTCAACTCCGACGGCCTCATCCTCAACACTGGACGTAAACAGCGTCTCGCAACAAACGGGCAGGTCAACGCGCTGTTAGCGATGTGGGGTGGGCAGTGCGCCGCACCCGGGTGCACACACACGCGGTTCATTGAGATCCACCACATCGAGGACTGGGCCACCGGGGGCCTGACCGACCTGGAGAACCTTTTGCCGCTGTGCTCCGCCTGCCACTCCCTGGTCACGGAGGGCTACCTGAAGACGCTGAAGGAGCACTCAGACATCCATTTTGTCTACGGCGACGGGACGCGTTTCGTGTCCACGAACTACTCCCTGCCGCGGCGCGACGACATCATGCGGACCATGGAGGAGTGCAATTGGTCCTTCACCGACTAGTGAGGCTTAGAAGAACTGCTCAACGGCCGGCACACCCGGGACACCCGGGATCTTGCCCGCTGCGGCCGCGGCGGCACCAACGAGTGCCAAGACACCTGCGGCGATGCCGGTGCCGACGAGGATGTCGTAGGTGGTGCCGAGCTTGTAGCCACGTGCGACGTCGTTCTTCAGGGAGGAGGTGGCGCTCTTCGGCACCAGGTTCTTGTCAGAGG harbors:
- a CDS encoding HNH endonuclease signature motif containing protein, whose protein sequence is MFDELALAIECGSSTTAHFLMRRLGVSSSTAHEYVSVAHRLRPFSYLQQHFTDGALNYSVVRLLLKYMTAENERDLVDLALGMGYHELECALAGKKPQDEEGEDSPQYYLSLHKRDNGDIAFHGNLNAADGAAFIAALKIGEIAYCDLDEVLEDLDPKVHGEIDIALERAEDVEENRPARKTVSGYGLPIGRMLLSALMGVVHMARTTPRNTLTTPGAHVNILATKDGRGYMPNNVGAPSKAIASLLANAEVRISTVNSDGLILNTGRKQRLATNGQVNALLAMWGGQCAAPGCTHTRFIEIHHIEDWATGGLTDLENLLPLCSACHSLVTEGYLKTLKEHSDIHFVYGDGTRFVSTNYSLPRRDDIMRTMEECNWSFTD